One Clostridia bacterium genomic window, CACAAATAAGTTGTCAGGCAATATCGCAAAAAATCTTAGCAATTCATATGAAAAGCCAGCTACAAGCGGCAGCAAAATCAATCTTACAATGATTTTTCCGTACCAAGCACCAAAAAATGTCCAAAAAGAATTAATTCCGCTCAAATATTCTATTAACGAATTTGACAGAGTAAATAAAACAATAGAAACGATCATCACTAAGAACAAAAATGTCGTTCCGCATCTGTCATGAATTCTAGAACAGCCTTTTACATTTTGAACATTGAGTTCCAAATCTTTTTCAAAACAGTTTATCGTCTTATGTTCAGCACCGTGATACATAAAAGTGCGTTTTATATCTTTCAAAAAAGACACTGAAACAAGGTAAGCCAAAAAAATGAGCAGTCTTGTTACGCCTTCTACCACACTTGTCAAGACATTGCTCTTATATCCCCACCATTTGTTGACCAGATAGTTAACACCGTCACTTATAAGGCTGGGCAAAAACATAAACAAGACAATAGAAAAAGCCAGACCCAAAAATACAGCCAAAAACGCTTCGCCATTGGTAATTTCGCTTTGACCGTCTTCTTCGCTGTAAACTTCTGAACTTTTCAATAATGTCTTTACACCCAAAATCATGGTTTGAAAAAACATTACAGCGCCGCGAATGATAGGTATTTTTCTAATAATGCCCTTGCTTTTTTTGAGTCTTTCAGTTTTTAATAAAACATTCCCTTCGGGGTCGCGAACAGCCAACGCCATAGAGCGCACACCGCGCATCATAACGCCTTCCATTACCGCCTGTCCGCCAATAAGAGTTTTTTTGGCTTTTTTTTCTTTCATAAAATTAACCCCTAAAAAATAAAAAAAGTGCGCAAAATCTTTCGCTCGAAGAACGCAAAAAGAATAAGGCACTTTATAAAAAACTAATCTAGCCCTTTATGTTATAACGCTTGTTGAACTTGTCAATTCTTCCGCCAGTTTCTGCTACCTTGTGCTTGCCTGTATAGAAAGGATGACATTTTGAGCATACTTCTACCTTAATTGTGTCGCCTTTTATGGTAGAACCGCTTATAAACTTTTCACCGCAGGCACATTCGATTGTAACCTCGTGATAATTGGGATGAATGTTAGGTTTCATTTATCTTGCTCTCCTAAAGAATTTCAAAATTATTGTCATAACATTATAAAGCACATTAGTTATTTTAGTCAAGTAAATGTATCTGGTACATTATTGAATAGTTTTT contains:
- the rpmE gene encoding 50S ribosomal protein L31; translated protein: MKPNIHPNYHEVTIECACGEKFISGSTIKGDTIKVEVCSKCHPFYTGKHKVAETGGRIDKFNKRYNIKG